One window from the genome of Paramisgurnus dabryanus chromosome 20, PD_genome_1.1, whole genome shotgun sequence encodes:
- the pygl gene encoding glycogen phosphorylase, liver form, with amino-acid sequence MSKPLTDQEKRKQISIRGIVGVENVAELKKGFNRHLHFTLVKDRNVATPRDYYFALAHTVRDHLVGRWIRTQQFYYEADPKRVYYLSLEFYMGRALQNTMVNLGLQNACDEAVYQLGLDMEDLEDMEEDAGLGNGGLGRLAACFLDSMATLGLAAYGYGIRYEYGIFNQKIKDGWQVEEADDWLRYGNPWEKARPEFMLPVHFYGRVEEKEGAEPKWVDTQVILAMPYDTPIPGYMNNTVNTMRLWSARAPNDFNLRDFNVGDYIQAVLDRNLAENISRVLYPNDNFFEGKELRLKQEYFAVAATLQDVIRRFKTSKRSSSTPLSFDSFPDKVAIQLNDTHPAMAIPELMRIFVDIEKLDWDTAWDITRRTFAYTNHTVLPEALERWPVELMETLLPRHLQIIYKINQIHLDHIASLFPDDLARISRMSLIEEGGGKRVNMAHLCIVGSHKVNGVAEIHSEIIKKDVFRDFCELEPEKFQNKTNGITPRRWLLLCNPGLADLIAEAIGEEFVKDLNLLQNLNNLVDDDTFIRDVSKVKQDNKLKFAQYLEKVYKVDINPSSLFDVHVKRIHEYKRQLLNCLHIITMYNRIKRNPNKSFVPRTVIIGGKAAPGYHMAKMIIKLITSVADVVNNDPVIGRKLKVIYLENYRVSLAEKVIPATDLSEQISTAGTEASGTGNMKFMLNGALTIGTMDGANVEMAEEAGEENLFIFGMRVEDVAEMDREGYDALKYYQSLPELKQAMDQIKSGFYSPQHPEMFSDLINMLFHHDRFKVFADYESYVKCQERVSALYKDQKEWTRMVIRNIAASGKFSSDRTIKEYATEIWGVEPTDLKIPPPSEPREALEETARALRKI; translated from the exons ATGTCGAAGCCTCTGACGGACCAGGAGAAACGCAAACAGATCAGCATCAGAGGAATTGTCGGCGTGGAAAATGTGGCGGAGTTGAAAAAAGGCTTTAACCGACACCTGCACTTCACCCTCGTGAAGGATAGAAACGTCGCCACACCACGCGATTATTATTTCGCGCTCGCGCACACAGTGCGTGATCACCTAGTCGGACGCTGGATCCGGACACAACAATTTTATTATGAGGCCGACCCGAAG cgTGTATATTACTTGTCCCTGGAATTCTACATGGGTAGAGCGCTCCAGAACACCATGGTTAACCTGGGGCTGCAGAATGCCTGTGATGAGGCTGTTTATCAG ttgggGTTGGATATGGAGGATTTAGAGGATATGGAAGAGGATGCTGGTTTGGGAAATGGAGGGCTGGGAAGACTAGCAG CTTGTTTTCTGGACTCTATGGCGACTCTGGGTCTGGCTGCTTATGGATATGGGATCCGTTATGAGTATGGAATCTTTAACCAGAAAATCAAAGATGGCTGGCAG GTTGAGGAGGCAGATGATTGGTTGAGGTATGGTAACCCATGGGAAAAGGCCCGTCCTGAGTTCATGCTGCCGGTGCATTTCTACGGCCGTGTGGAGGAAAAAGAGGGAGCAGAGCCTAAATGGGTTGACACACAG GTGATTCTGGCAATGCCATACGACACGCCTATTCCTGGCTACATGAACAACACTGTGAACACCATGCGTCTGTGGTCTGCACGAGCACCCAATGACTTCAACCTGCGAGACT TTAATGTAGGTGATTATATTCAGGCAGTTCTGGACCGAAACTTGGCTGAGAACATTTCCCGTGTCCTCTATCCCAATGacaat TTTTTTGAAGGCAAGGAGCTGCGTCTGAAGCAGGAATATTTTGCAGTGGCAGCGACTTTACAGGATGTGATCCGACGCTTTAAGACTTCAAAGAGGAGCAGCTCTACACCGCTGTCATTTGACAGCTTTCCTGATAAG gtTGCCATTCAGCTGAATGATACTCATCCTGCTATGGCCATTCCTGAGCTCATGAGGATTTTTGTGGACATTGAGAAGCTGGACTGGGACACT GCCTGGGATATTACTAGGCGAACGTTCGCATACACCAACCACACAGTTCTTCCTGAAGCTCTGGAGCGCTGGCCAGTTGAACTCATGGAGACACTTTTACCCCGACACCTGCAGATCATATACAAGATCAACCAAATACATCTGGAT cATATAGCATCTCTGTTTCCAGATGATCTGGCTCGGATCTCCAGGATGTCTTTGATTGAGGAAGGAGGGGGGAAGAGGGTAAACATGGCTCATCTCTGCATTGTGGGGTCACACAAAGTCAATGGAGTCGCAGAGATTCACTCCGAAATCATCAAAAAAGATGT ATTCCGAGACTTTTGTGAGCTGGAACCAGAGAAGTTTCAGAATAAAACAAACGGGATCACACCACGACGCTGGCTGCTCCTCTGCAACCCTGGACTCGCTGATCTGATCGCAGAG GCTATCGGTGAAGAATTTGTGAAGGATCTGAATCTACTGCAGAACTTGAATAATTTAGTTGATGATGATACTTTCATCAGAGATGTTTCCAAAGTCAAACAG GATAACAAGCTGAAGTTTGCACAGTACTTGGAGAAGGTGTACAAAGTGGACATAAATCCTTCATCCCTGTTTGACGTCCATGTGAAAAGAATCCATGAATATAAACGACAGCTGCTCAACTGCCTCCACATCATCACTATGTACAACC GGATCAAAAGAAACCCCAACAAATCGTTCGTACCACGGACTGTGATCATTGGTGGCAag GCTGCTCCCGGATATCACATGGCAAAGATGATCATTAAGTTGATCACCTCTGTCGCTGATGTCGTCAATAACGATCCTGTTATTGGCCGTAAACTAAAAGTCATTTACCTGGAGAACTACAGGGTATCACTAGCAGAAAAAG TCATCCCAGCTACCGACCTTTCCGAGCAGATTTCGACTGCGGGTACGGAAGCATCCGGAACAGGAAATATGAAGTTCATGTTGAATGGGGCCTTGACCATTGGTACTATGGATGGTGCCAATGTCGAGATGGCAGAAGAAGCTGGAGAGGAAAACCTCTTTATATTTGGCATGAGGGTGGAGGATGTAGCCGAGATGGATAGAGAAGG CTATGACGCCTTGAAATATTATCAGAGTCTTCCAGAGCTGAAACAGGCCATGGATCAGATTAAAAGTGGCTTTTACTCACCACAACATCCCGAGATGTTCAGTGACCTTATCAACATGCTGTTCCATCATGATCG GTTTAAGGTTTTCGCAGACTATGAGTCTTatgtcaaatgtcaagagagAGTCAGCGCTCTGTATAAG GATCAGAAAGAATGGACTCGGATGGTAATTAGGAACATTGCAGCATCTGGAAAGTTCTCCAGTGACCGCACCATTAAAGAGTACGCCACTGAGATCTGGGGGGTGGAGCCTACAGACCTGAAGATTCCTCCTCCCAGTGAACCACGTGAAGCTCTGGAGGAAACGGCCCGTGCCCTACGCAAGATCTAA